A part of Carassius carassius chromosome 32, fCarCar2.1, whole genome shotgun sequence genomic DNA contains:
- the ttbk1b gene encoding tau-tubulin kinase 1 isoform X1, which produces MQCIGPGVHGDENMNGAGEQVDILPSNCLVKDRWKVLKKIGGGGFGEIYEALDLLAGENVALKVESAQQPKQVLKMEVAVLKKLQGKNHVCKFIGCGRNDKFNYVVMQLQGRNLADLRRSQPRGTFSMSTTLRLGKQILESIEAIHSVGFLHRDIKPSNFAMGRLPSTCRKCYMLDFGLARQYTNTNGEVRPPRTVAGFRGTVRYASINAHKNKEMGRHDDLWSLFYMLVEFTVGQLPWRKIKDKEQVGQIKERYEHRMLLKHMPAEFHIFYDHMLDLDYHTKPDYQLLMSVFENSMKERVITENEPYDWEKSGTDTTLPTSTHTPQQQNTRQTAAIVGVVNVTPVPGELPRENTDDVLQDEHLSDQENAPPALIPSRPSEPAPAPPAGEGWDETDFNRNKLRISISKTAVAAEDEEEPAGGGRSVSPVRVGEADTQARPPRYRRVNSAESDRLSAADDRGDAADKRSRLDMLGSPSRHIYSSQPAQMFSLEGGQGERLAGGHHDVSADGDQEAHSNAFIRSVPLAEEEDFDSREWVMIDKETELKDFHPGAEPTTSGTTDEEPEELRPLEDHEERRRRGHMHRMGGAEAVVRPKTQRGMMIVGEGEGAGPSPAHSPCYSLPPTCPRRRESEPFGPDGPEAAVAEPSPSSSQMRLKRVDFVSGVLMFDDLREEGVKTGGSGSDGSPRSSEGSPEGAASTLLAPAHRDHDQEEGSRTLVLVSAGNGQVSPGDGQGTLAALTPQGERPVPDESEPGTLSSVVRSEPRPIVMTSAAVITSSSSSPPFNKVERTFIHIAETTHLNVMTTRHRLPGLDELMSAEREERERVSEREQKESEGVTLERGEDEGEKEEREDDEKVRKCNREEAETLFLPESHDQPETTIIEEGVSKEAKLEVRPEGVPPEADQQKEQEQEESPSLTPEQNRDAELEVEKDMSPLEAESPDRKPLPQRRSRIPVLMSEEETGSDKSSQMSQEQFQRTRKSRQQQLARLVLERKQTHLIRSRSASSQSPTLSTTASEDETHQSDDSARGEREADGKIRSRIPRPVTPIRGLSDQLGGTTLPQTQRSVSFIQHRTSSHVNPRIQKSASLHTNIHQQLPKPQLRPSQTLPPRPPSSGPSQSQGSRTATRTVSRTSAVNATRSISTSPRSYTTSRTDSPSPQRIRRQLAANEAQRQPKPPCPPQSKSKPQDSTPKKSKSHPSTSSQKARKDPLESKTKTRY; this is translated from the exons ATGCAGTGCATAGGGCCTGGAGTCCACGGTGACGAAAACATGAATGGGGCGGGGGAGCAGGTCGACATCCTGCCCTCCAACTGCTTGGTAAAAGATCGCTGGAAAGTG CTGAAGAAGATTGGGGGTGGAGGGTTCGGGGAGATCTATGAGGCATTAGACCTGTTGGCAGGAGAGAATGTGGCTCTTAAGGTGGAATCTGCCCAACAACCAAAACAAGTGCTAAAGATGGAGGTTGCTGTGTTAAAGAAACTACAAG GAAAGAATCATGTTTGCAAATTTATTGGATGTGGAAGAAATGACAAGTTCAATTACGTTGTCATGCAGTTGCAg GGAAGGAATCTTGCTGATCTCAGGAGGAGTCAGCCTAGAGGGACATTCAGTATGAGCACAACTCTGCGGTTGGGGAAACAGATTCTGGAGTCCATTGAAGCTATTCACTCTGTGGGCTTCCTGCACCGAGACATTAAACCT TCTAATTTTGCAATGGGCCGATTGCCGTCTACCTGTAGGAAATGTTACATGCTGGACTTTGGTTTGGCACGACAGTACACTAATACGAATGGGGAAGTGCGGCCT CCCAGGACGGTGGCTGGGTTCAGAGGGACAGTACGCTATGCTTCCATTAATGCTCATAAAAACAAG gaaATGGGTCGTCATGATGATTTGTGGTCATTGTTTTATATGCTGGTGGAGTTTACTGTTGGACAATTACCATGGCGTAAGATAAAAGATAAG GAGCAGGTGGGACAGATTAAAGAGCGCTACGAGCACCGGATGCTGTTGAAACACATGCCTGCTGAGTTTCATATCTTCTATGACCATATGCTGGATTTAGATTACCACACCAAACCTGATTATCAG TTGCTAATGTCAGTATTTGAGAACAGCATGAAAGAGAGGGTGATAACAGAAAACGAGCCTTATGACTGGGAAAAATCTGGAACAGATACGACCCTTCCCACCAGCACACACACGCCACAGCAACAAAACACACGGCAAACTGCTGCCATTGTGGG GGTGGTGAATGTGACACCTGTACCTGGTGAATTGCCAAGGGAAAACACTGATGATGTTCTGCAAGACGAACACCTGAGTGACCAAGAGAACGCTCCACCTGCTTTGATACCCAGCAGGCCTAGCGAACCTGCTCCAGCCCCACCTGCTGGTGAAGGATGGGATGAAACTGATTTCAACCGTAACAAACTCAGGATCAGCATCAGTAAG ACGGCAGTAGCagcagaggatgaggaggagccTGCAGGAGGAGGGAGGTCTGTTTCCCCGGTGAGGGTGGGGGAAGCAGATACTCAGGCCCGCCCTCCAAGGTACCGGAGAGTAAACAGCGCAGAATCTGACCGCCTGTCTGCTGCAGATGATAGAGGAGATGCTGCAGATAAACG CTCTCGTTTGGACATGCTGGGTTCTCCATCCAGGCACATCTACTCTTCCCAGCCTGCTCAGATGTTCTCTTTAGAAGGTGGGCAGGGAGAACGACTGGCTGGTGGCCACCATGATGTCTCTGCAGATGGCGACCAGGAAGCCCACAGCAATGCCTTCATCCGCTCAGTCCCACTGGCAGAGGAAGAGGACTTTGACAGCAGGGAGTGGGTGATGATTGATAAAGAAACAGAGTTGAAAGACTTCCATCCTGGGGCAGAGCCCACAACCTCAGGCACCACGGATGAGGAACCAGAGGAATTACGCCCCCTTGAGGACCATGAGGAAAGGAGAAGGAGAGGACATATGCATAGGATGGGTGGAGCTGAGGCTGTGGTACGACCCAAAACACAACGTGGGATGATGATTGTAGGAGAAGGGGAAGGGGCGGGACCAAGCCCTGCTCATTCACCTTGTTACTCGTTGCCTCCTACCTGCCCAAGAAGGAGGGAGTCAGAGCCGTTTGGACCTGATGGACCG GAGGCTGCAGTGGCTGAACCTTCGCCTTCGTCCTCTCAGATGCGTCTGAAGCGAGTCGACTTTGTGTCTGGTGTGTTGATGTTTGACGATCTGAGAGAGGAGGGTGTGAAGACTGGAGGATCAGGCAGTGATGGAAGCCCTCGCAGTAGTGAGGGAAGTCCAGAGGGTGCTGCATCCACCCTACTCGCCCCGGCCCACCGGGACCATGACCAGGAAGAGGGGTCACGCACACTGGTGCTTGTGTCTGCTGGTAATGGGCAGGTTTCTCCTGGTGATGGGCAGGGAACTCTCGCCGCATTGACACCGCAGGGCGAGCGACCTGTGCCTGATGAATCCGAACCCGGGACTCTTTCCTCCGTCGTTAGGTCGGAGCCCAGGCCTATTGTCATGACATCTGCAGCTGTGATCACCAGCAGTTCTTCCTCCCCGCCGTTCAACAAGGTGGAACGCACTTTCATCCACATCGCTGAGACGACGCATCTAAATGTCATGACAACCAGACACCGTCTGCCTGGACTGGATGAGCTGATGTCTGCTGAGCGTGAGGAGAGGGAAAGGGTCAGTGAACGAGAGCAAAAGGAAAGTGAGGGGGTTACATTAGAAAGAGGAGAGGATGAGGGGGAAAAAGAAGAGAGGGAAGATGATGAAAAAGTAAGGAAGTGTAACAGAGAAGAAGCAGAGACTTTGTTTTTACCCGAGTCACATGACCAGCCAGAGACTACAATTATTGAGGAAGGAGTCTCCAAAGAAGCCAAACTGGAAGTCAGACCAGAGGGTGTCCCACCAGAAGCAGACCAGCAAAAGGAACAGGAGCAGGAAGAGAGTCCATCACTAACACCTGAACAAAACAGAGATGCGGAGCTGGAAGTTGAGAAGGATATGTCTCCACTTGAGGCGGAGTCACCTGATAGAAAGCCACTCCCACAGAGGCGGAGCCGTATCCCTGTGCTTATGTCAGAAGAGGAAACAGGCTCAGACAAGTCATCACAGATGAGTCAAGAGCAGTTTCAGCGAACTCGCAAAAGCCGACAACAACAGCTGGCTCGTCTCGTCCTGGAGCGCAAACAAACCCACCTGATTCGCTCTCGCTCTGCCTCCTCGCAGTCCCCAACACTCTCAACCACTGCATCTGAAGATGAAACCCACCAATCAGATGACTCGgcgagaggagagagagaagcagaTGGGAAAATTAGGAGCAGGATCCCTCGTCCAGTCACACCTATCAGGGGGTTATCCGACCAACTGGGTGGTACGACCCTTCCACAAACCCAGAGATCTGTGTCTTTCATTCAACATAG AACCAGCAGTCATGTCAATCCCAGGATTCAAAAGTCTGCAAGTCTGCACACAAATATCCATCAGCAGCTGCCTAAACCTCAGCTCCGTCCCTCTCAAACACTTCCACCCCGTCCTCCATCTTCAGGCCCTTCCCAATCCCAGGGAAGTCGGACAGCCACACGTACCGTTTCTCGTACCTCAGCTGTTAATGCCACCCGGAGCATCAGCACTTCCCCTCGGAGCTACACCACCTCTCGCACCGACAGCCCTTCGCCTCAGCGCATTCGCCGACAGCTTGCAGCCAATGAAGCGCAACGACAGCCCAAACCTCCTTGCCCACCGCAGTCCAAATCCAAACCTCAGGATTCCACCCCGAAAAAGAGCAAATCCCACCCATCAACGTCATCACAAAAGGCAAGGAAAGATCCACTGGAGTCAAAGACTAAAACAAGATATTAA
- the ttbk1b gene encoding tau-tubulin kinase 1 isoform X2: MGRHDDLWSLFYMLVEFTVGQLPWRKIKDKEQVGQIKERYEHRMLLKHMPAEFHIFYDHMLDLDYHTKPDYQLLMSVFENSMKERVITENEPYDWEKSGTDTTLPTSTHTPQQQNTRQTAAIVGVVNVTPVPGELPRENTDDVLQDEHLSDQENAPPALIPSRPSEPAPAPPAGEGWDETDFNRNKLRISISKTAVAAEDEEEPAGGGRSVSPVRVGEADTQARPPRYRRVNSAESDRLSAADDRGDAADKRSRLDMLGSPSRHIYSSQPAQMFSLEGGQGERLAGGHHDVSADGDQEAHSNAFIRSVPLAEEEDFDSREWVMIDKETELKDFHPGAEPTTSGTTDEEPEELRPLEDHEERRRRGHMHRMGGAEAVVRPKTQRGMMIVGEGEGAGPSPAHSPCYSLPPTCPRRRESEPFGPDGPEAAVAEPSPSSSQMRLKRVDFVSGVLMFDDLREEGVKTGGSGSDGSPRSSEGSPEGAASTLLAPAHRDHDQEEGSRTLVLVSAGNGQVSPGDGQGTLAALTPQGERPVPDESEPGTLSSVVRSEPRPIVMTSAAVITSSSSSPPFNKVERTFIHIAETTHLNVMTTRHRLPGLDELMSAEREERERVSEREQKESEGVTLERGEDEGEKEEREDDEKVRKCNREEAETLFLPESHDQPETTIIEEGVSKEAKLEVRPEGVPPEADQQKEQEQEESPSLTPEQNRDAELEVEKDMSPLEAESPDRKPLPQRRSRIPVLMSEEETGSDKSSQMSQEQFQRTRKSRQQQLARLVLERKQTHLIRSRSASSQSPTLSTTASEDETHQSDDSARGEREADGKIRSRIPRPVTPIRGLSDQLGGTTLPQTQRSVSFIQHRTSSHVNPRIQKSASLHTNIHQQLPKPQLRPSQTLPPRPPSSGPSQSQGSRTATRTVSRTSAVNATRSISTSPRSYTTSRTDSPSPQRIRRQLAANEAQRQPKPPCPPQSKSKPQDSTPKKSKSHPSTSSQKARKDPLESKTKTRY, from the exons ATGGGTCGTCATGATGATTTGTGGTCATTGTTTTATATGCTGGTGGAGTTTACTGTTGGACAATTACCATGGCGTAAGATAAAAGATAAG GAGCAGGTGGGACAGATTAAAGAGCGCTACGAGCACCGGATGCTGTTGAAACACATGCCTGCTGAGTTTCATATCTTCTATGACCATATGCTGGATTTAGATTACCACACCAAACCTGATTATCAG TTGCTAATGTCAGTATTTGAGAACAGCATGAAAGAGAGGGTGATAACAGAAAACGAGCCTTATGACTGGGAAAAATCTGGAACAGATACGACCCTTCCCACCAGCACACACACGCCACAGCAACAAAACACACGGCAAACTGCTGCCATTGTGGG GGTGGTGAATGTGACACCTGTACCTGGTGAATTGCCAAGGGAAAACACTGATGATGTTCTGCAAGACGAACACCTGAGTGACCAAGAGAACGCTCCACCTGCTTTGATACCCAGCAGGCCTAGCGAACCTGCTCCAGCCCCACCTGCTGGTGAAGGATGGGATGAAACTGATTTCAACCGTAACAAACTCAGGATCAGCATCAGTAAG ACGGCAGTAGCagcagaggatgaggaggagccTGCAGGAGGAGGGAGGTCTGTTTCCCCGGTGAGGGTGGGGGAAGCAGATACTCAGGCCCGCCCTCCAAGGTACCGGAGAGTAAACAGCGCAGAATCTGACCGCCTGTCTGCTGCAGATGATAGAGGAGATGCTGCAGATAAACG CTCTCGTTTGGACATGCTGGGTTCTCCATCCAGGCACATCTACTCTTCCCAGCCTGCTCAGATGTTCTCTTTAGAAGGTGGGCAGGGAGAACGACTGGCTGGTGGCCACCATGATGTCTCTGCAGATGGCGACCAGGAAGCCCACAGCAATGCCTTCATCCGCTCAGTCCCACTGGCAGAGGAAGAGGACTTTGACAGCAGGGAGTGGGTGATGATTGATAAAGAAACAGAGTTGAAAGACTTCCATCCTGGGGCAGAGCCCACAACCTCAGGCACCACGGATGAGGAACCAGAGGAATTACGCCCCCTTGAGGACCATGAGGAAAGGAGAAGGAGAGGACATATGCATAGGATGGGTGGAGCTGAGGCTGTGGTACGACCCAAAACACAACGTGGGATGATGATTGTAGGAGAAGGGGAAGGGGCGGGACCAAGCCCTGCTCATTCACCTTGTTACTCGTTGCCTCCTACCTGCCCAAGAAGGAGGGAGTCAGAGCCGTTTGGACCTGATGGACCG GAGGCTGCAGTGGCTGAACCTTCGCCTTCGTCCTCTCAGATGCGTCTGAAGCGAGTCGACTTTGTGTCTGGTGTGTTGATGTTTGACGATCTGAGAGAGGAGGGTGTGAAGACTGGAGGATCAGGCAGTGATGGAAGCCCTCGCAGTAGTGAGGGAAGTCCAGAGGGTGCTGCATCCACCCTACTCGCCCCGGCCCACCGGGACCATGACCAGGAAGAGGGGTCACGCACACTGGTGCTTGTGTCTGCTGGTAATGGGCAGGTTTCTCCTGGTGATGGGCAGGGAACTCTCGCCGCATTGACACCGCAGGGCGAGCGACCTGTGCCTGATGAATCCGAACCCGGGACTCTTTCCTCCGTCGTTAGGTCGGAGCCCAGGCCTATTGTCATGACATCTGCAGCTGTGATCACCAGCAGTTCTTCCTCCCCGCCGTTCAACAAGGTGGAACGCACTTTCATCCACATCGCTGAGACGACGCATCTAAATGTCATGACAACCAGACACCGTCTGCCTGGACTGGATGAGCTGATGTCTGCTGAGCGTGAGGAGAGGGAAAGGGTCAGTGAACGAGAGCAAAAGGAAAGTGAGGGGGTTACATTAGAAAGAGGAGAGGATGAGGGGGAAAAAGAAGAGAGGGAAGATGATGAAAAAGTAAGGAAGTGTAACAGAGAAGAAGCAGAGACTTTGTTTTTACCCGAGTCACATGACCAGCCAGAGACTACAATTATTGAGGAAGGAGTCTCCAAAGAAGCCAAACTGGAAGTCAGACCAGAGGGTGTCCCACCAGAAGCAGACCAGCAAAAGGAACAGGAGCAGGAAGAGAGTCCATCACTAACACCTGAACAAAACAGAGATGCGGAGCTGGAAGTTGAGAAGGATATGTCTCCACTTGAGGCGGAGTCACCTGATAGAAAGCCACTCCCACAGAGGCGGAGCCGTATCCCTGTGCTTATGTCAGAAGAGGAAACAGGCTCAGACAAGTCATCACAGATGAGTCAAGAGCAGTTTCAGCGAACTCGCAAAAGCCGACAACAACAGCTGGCTCGTCTCGTCCTGGAGCGCAAACAAACCCACCTGATTCGCTCTCGCTCTGCCTCCTCGCAGTCCCCAACACTCTCAACCACTGCATCTGAAGATGAAACCCACCAATCAGATGACTCGgcgagaggagagagagaagcagaTGGGAAAATTAGGAGCAGGATCCCTCGTCCAGTCACACCTATCAGGGGGTTATCCGACCAACTGGGTGGTACGACCCTTCCACAAACCCAGAGATCTGTGTCTTTCATTCAACATAG AACCAGCAGTCATGTCAATCCCAGGATTCAAAAGTCTGCAAGTCTGCACACAAATATCCATCAGCAGCTGCCTAAACCTCAGCTCCGTCCCTCTCAAACACTTCCACCCCGTCCTCCATCTTCAGGCCCTTCCCAATCCCAGGGAAGTCGGACAGCCACACGTACCGTTTCTCGTACCTCAGCTGTTAATGCCACCCGGAGCATCAGCACTTCCCCTCGGAGCTACACCACCTCTCGCACCGACAGCCCTTCGCCTCAGCGCATTCGCCGACAGCTTGCAGCCAATGAAGCGCAACGACAGCCCAAACCTCCTTGCCCACCGCAGTCCAAATCCAAACCTCAGGATTCCACCCCGAAAAAGAGCAAATCCCACCCATCAACGTCATCACAAAAGGCAAGGAAAGATCCACTGGAGTCAAAGACTAAAACAAGATATTAA
- the LOC132113210 gene encoding mitoregulin-like, which produces MRLLVTQTEVNMAEVSERTLQVAIVVSFATGFIAGWQANRMRRRFLDWRKKRLQDKLAETQKKLDLS; this is translated from the coding sequence ATGCGACTTCTAGTCACACAAACGGAGGTGAACATGGCCGAAGTGTCGGAGAGGACGTTACAGGTCGCTATAGTCGTTTCGTTTGCAACCGGTTTTATCGCCGGCTGGCAGGCAAATAGGATGCGAAGAAGGTTCTTGGACTGGCGGAAAAAGAGGTTACAGGACAAGCTCGCAGAAACACAGAAGAAGCTTGACCTATCATGA